The sequence CCCCGATGATGAGCCGCTGGATCTCGCTAGTGCCCTCGTAGAGCCGCAACAGCCGGACATCGCGGTAGATCCGCTCCACCGGGACGTCGCGCATATAGCCGCTGCCGCCGTGCACCTGAACCGCGAGATCGGCCACCTTTCCAGCCATTTCGGTGCAGAACAACTTCGCCGCCGACGGCGCGATCCTGCGGTCTTCACCGGTGAGCCACAGCCGCGCGGTGTCGCGGACGAGCGCGCGTCCGGCCAGCACGCCGGTCTGCTGGTCGGCGAGCATCGCCTGCACCAGCTGGAAGCTGCCGATCGGCTTCCCGCCCTGCGTGGCGGTGGCGGCGTAGCCGACCGATTCATCGAGCGCGCGCTGGGCGATGCCGACCGCCAGCGCGGCGATGTGAACGCGGCCGCGGGCGAGTGACGTCATCGCCGCCCGGTAGCCGATGTCCTCACTGCCGCCGATGAGTGCGCCCGCGGGGACCCTGACATCGGTGAAGGCGACGTCAGCAGTCCACGCACCCTCCTGGCCCATCTTGGCGTCCTTCACGCCGACCTGGACGCCTGGCGTGTCCGCGGGCACGAGAAAGACCGCGATGCCGGGTCCGTTGTCATCGGCCGGCCTGCTGCGCGCGAAGACGACAAAGAGGTCCGCGATCGGTGCGTT is a genomic window of Mycobacterium sp. ITM-2016-00318 containing:
- a CDS encoding acyl-CoA dehydrogenase family protein — protein: MTATAQVSDEDFQEILAQTRHFVRSAVVPREQEILAGDRVPDDLREQAAKMGLFGYAIPQEWGGLGLNLAQDVELAMELGYTSLALRSMFGTNNGIAGQVLVGFGTEQQKADWLERLATGEVASFALTEPGAGSNPSGLRTKAVRDGSHDDAGWIINGDKRFITNAPIADLFVVFARSRPADDNGPGIAVFLVPADTPGVQVGVKDAKMGQEGAWTADVAFTDVRVPAGALIGGSEDIGYRAAMTSLARGRVHIAALAVGIAQRALDESVGYAATATQGGKPIGSFQLVQAMLADQQTGVLAGRALVRDTARLWLTGEDRRIAPSAAKLFCTEMAGKVADLAVQVHGGSGYMRDVPVERIYRDVRLLRLYEGTSEIQRLIIGGNLVKGAQS